One genomic segment of Garra rufa chromosome 13, GarRuf1.0, whole genome shotgun sequence includes these proteins:
- the LOC141348522 gene encoding zona pellucida sperm-binding protein 4-like, producing the protein MAGVWCLAQILALCAFCHAVPQWGNLPQNPQALMFQPSDHRFQQSAQQQSAQKFQLQQPVKAEPVDKCAVADYEQIQCGQPGISGAECEAINCCFNGQQCYYGKAVTVQCIRDGQFVVVVARDVTLPRLSLDSVRLVGGSEPPCAPVDSTPFFAIYQFPVTACGTSMMEDSGYVVYENRMTSSYEVGVGPFGSITRDSHFELLFQCRYSGTAVEALVVEVNSVPAPPPVAAPGPLRVELRLANGQCVTKGCAEGDEAYTSYYGAADYPVTKVLREPVYVEVRILERTDPNLVLMLGRCWATSTPSPFSLPQWDLLIDGCPYYDDRYLTALVPVTGASGLQFPTHYKRFVVKMFTFVDPASLAPLQETIFIHCSTEVCHPSSGSCEQSCGRKRRDVAVRTSTIGQTVSSGEVKLVV; encoded by the exons ATGGCTGGAGTTTGGTGTCTGGCTCAGATTTTGGCACTTTGTGCATTCTGTCATGCTGTTCCGCAGTGGGGTAATCTGCCTCAGAATCCTCAAGCTCTGATGTTTCAGCCATCTGACCATCGGTTTCAACAGTCAGCTCAACAACAATCTGCTCAGAAGTTTCAGCTTCAGCAGCCAGTGAAGGCTGAGCCTGTTGACAAATGTGCTGTAGCTGATTATGAGCAGATCCAATGTGGACAACCTGGTATCAGTGGTGCTGAGTGTGAGGCTATCAACTGCTGCTTTAACGGACAACAGTGTTACTATGGGAAAGCAG TGACTGTCCAGTGTATTAGAGATGGTCAGTTTGTGGTAGTGGTGGCTAGAGATGTTACGCTGCCTCGACTGAGTCTGGATTCGGTCCGTCTAGTGGGTGGAAGTGAACCGCCTTGCGCTCCTGTGGACTCTACACCTTTCTTTGCTATATACCAGTTCCCTGTCACCGCATGTGGCACGAGCATGATG GAGGACAGTGGATATGTGGTGTATGAAAACAGAATGACCTCCTCGTATGAAGTAGGCGTTGGTCCGTTTGGTTCCATCACGAGAGACAGCCATTTTGA GCTTCTCTTCCAGTGTAGGTACTCTGGTACTGCTGTGGAAGCTCTGGTTGTGGAGGTCAACAGTGTTCCTGCACCTCCACCAGTAGCTGCTCCTGGACCTCTCAGAGTGGAGCTTAGACTGGCCAATGGCCAATGTGTCACCAAAGGTTGCGCAGAAG GGGATGAGGCCTACACGTCCTACTACGGTGCTGCTGATTATCCCGTCACGAAAGTCCTGCGAGAGCCTGTGTATGTTGAGGTGCGCATTCTGGAGAGGACCGACCCCAACCTTGTCCTGATGCTGGGACGTTGTTGGGCGACATCAACCCCCAGTCCATTCAGTCTACCCCAGTGGGATCTTCTGATTGATGG ATGCCCTTACTATGATGACCGTTACCTGACCGCACTGGTTCCTGTGACTGGAGCCTCTGGTCTTCAGTTCCCAACCCACTACAAGCGCTTCGTTGTCAAGATGTTCACGTTTGTTGATCCAGCATCACTAGCTCCTCTGCAGGAAACC ATCTTCATCCATTGCAGTACAGAGGTGTGCCATCCCTCTTCTGGCTCCTGTGAGCAAAGCTGTGGCAGGAAGA GAAGAGATGTTGCTGTGAGGACCTCCACTATTGGACAAACTGTTTCCAGTGGAGAAGTGAAATTGGTTGTATGA